Below is a genomic region from Argiope bruennichi chromosome 11, qqArgBrue1.1, whole genome shotgun sequence.
GTAGAGGCAAAAAGAAAGATTCTCGCTCAAACACCTAAGCCAGGTCTAAGTTATGCTACAGCTTCAAAAGTTCCAGTTCCGGGAAATTTCTGTACATACTGCTCCTGCATGAATTGTACTAAATTTACCaccaaaacaaaaattgttgaaaaaacatCAGAGTCAGAAACTGAACCATCCTCAAATAGTGTTCCAGACACAGATAAACCCACAAAACGGAAAACATCATCCAAATCGCAGAGATCACTTAAACTGAAACTTTCGAAATCTAACATTCCAGAAAAAATGATTTCCGAAAAATTAAAGGCAAAATTAaggaaatcaaaaatcaaaaattctgttGCTCTGGGGCTTGCAAATCAGGGTGTGGTCCATAGAGACCTTGCGTCTGTTTTTGGTGGCATGTCCAAGAGCCCCGACCTTATAACGCTACATCCGTCTGAGGAGGATGATGAAGAACTTCAAATGAGTTGCGATGCCACGCACTCTCCAACTACCGTCTCAAATACCTCTCCccaaaataaactttcttaatgggtacatttctttcgtggaattgtcgcggcattcgttcaAAACTTCATGACATCAAGTCCATGTTCAATCAGTTTCATCCTATTTGTTTCGGTGTTCAGGAAACTTTCTTGTCACCTAACATTCCCATCAAATTGCGCGGGTATAACTgcgttcggaaagatgcagacactggaCCTCGCAGTTCTGGAGGAGTCTGTATCTTCACATCTAATATTTATCCGAGCACAACTGTCACATTACATACatctctgcaggctgtggctgtacaaatTCACATACGAAcattggtcacagtctgttgcATATATCTAccacctcatgatgtcattcTTCAACATGATCTGGACAGTTTGGTAGACCAACTTCCTCCGCCTTTTATTATGCTTGGTGACTTTAACGGGCacagtactttgtggggttcggcgAATGCTAATTCTAGAGGAAGACAGATTGAAcagttaatttcaaataacaatctCTGTCTACTTAATAATGATGAAACAACatacttccacgaacccacacgcACCTTCCATAGTCTCGATCTTGTTATATGTTCTCCAGAATTGTTGCCTTTCTTAACCTTCGAAGTTTGCGAAGAATTATATGATAGTGATCATTTCCCAGTTATTGTTACCCATGCTGATAGAGGCGGTGTGGTTCATCAGCCTCCGCGTTTCTTATTTCAGCGGGCAAACTGGGATAATTTCTCGAAAGTAGCAGTTATCACTCAGGAAATGGTTAGTTCCGAAGACATTTCGGAGGCCGTTCAACATGTAATTGATGTCATAATGAATGCCGCTAACAATAGTATCCCTAAGAGCTCATCACGTCCAAGAAAATTCCGAAGGCCATGGTGGAATGATGCTTGTCGAAATAGCTATAAAAACCAGAAAAAGCGATGGAATATTTTCAGGAGATATCCTACGACAGAAAACCTTGTAGCCTTTAAACGAGCGAAAGCCATAGCCCGTCGCATACGGCGTAATAGTCCAAGAGAATGCTGGATAAAATTTGTATCGTCTATTACATCCTCTACTTGCAGTAAACATCTATGGAAGAAGGTGAAGGCCGTAAATGGGATTTATACCGAATTTTCTATTCCTGTTTTGAAATCGGGAAATTTGATGCATAGTGCCCCATCAGACGTAGCCAATGTACTCGGACAAACGTTCGCACGAGTTTCCGCAGTTGATTCTTACAGCTCTGATTTTCtagcaattaagaatcgcgcggaataGTTGCCGTTGTGTTTCAATGACCAAAGTACCTCTCCATACAATTGCGAGTTTAGGATGTTTGAATTGGAAAGGGCCTTATCTCAAACTCACGATACCAGTCCCGGCCCAGATGGAATCACGTAcagcatgcttcgccatttgaataaaACTTCACTTTCCAATCTACTGTTGTTATTCAACAGAATCTGGATAGAGCTGAAGTACCCAATacaatggcgcgaagctattgtgattccgaTCTTAAAACCGGATAAAGACTCATTCAACCCTCTTAACTATCGGCCAATAGCTCTGACGAGTTGCCTCTGTAAGACTTTAGAACGGATGGTCAATGCTCGCTTTATGTATGAAttagagaaacaaggatgcatctctccgttgcagagtggtttccgtagaggtcggtcaACGTTTGACAATCTCATACTTCTCGAAACCCAAATCcgcaacgcatttgttaggagaaaccaccttgtttctatattttttgacatagaaAAAGCTTACGACCGCACATGGCGTTAcggcatactttcaacacttttcactcttggttttaggggaaatttacctatatttttaaaaaactttttatcttgtcGAACATTTAAAGTTCGCATAGGAAAcgtttattctaataattttatccaagctgagggtgttccgcaGGGAAGTATCCTTAGTGTTACCCTTTTTATCCTACATTTTAGTCAGATACTAAACGTATTATCTCCACCCATTCAAGGCACTTTATATGTAGACGATCTTCAAATATCTTGCCAAGGGAGCAATATGCACTTGATTGAGCGGGAATTGCAAGTTACTGTTAATAAACTCGTAGATTGGTGCAATAAAAACGGACATACGATTTCCCCAGAGAAAAGTCACTGCGTTCACTTTTGTAGAAAGCGGGGTATTCATTTGGATCCTATAATCCGTATTCGAAACGCTACCATCCCTGTGgttaatcaaactaaatttctGGGTATAATATTCGACcataagctcactttccttccacaCGTTTTGCATctacggaagaagtgtgacaggtcaTTAAATATACTCAAGGTACTTTCTAGAACCACCTGGGGAGCAGATTGTACTTCCATGCTCCGAATTTATAAAGCAGTTGTTTTATCTCGTATTGATTacggatgtatggtgtatggCACTGCGCGTTCTACCATCTTGCGCAGACTTGACACTATACACCATTCTGCTTTGAGAATTTGTTCAGGAGCATTTCGCACCTCACCAGTGAATAGTTTGTATGTTCTCTGTCACCAATTACCACTTAGTTTACGACGCGAAAAATTATCCGTACAGTACTACTTTCGAGTTTTGTCTTTTCCGAAGCACCCCTTGTCTTCTATGACTTTTCCGGATAGTCTTCGGAGACTTCATAATGCTCGACCGTCTCACATCCTTCCCTTCTGCGAGAGAGCTAAATCTATCCTTCATGATTCTGAACTCCATGGTAGGGTAATCCAAACTACTGATCTCTTTTCCTTTCCCCCTTGGGATATTCTccaaatttcgtttttaaatccCTTCTCTGGGTTTGGGAAGCAGGGTACTGCTCCTATTGTCTATCAGCATTTATTCAATGCTCAttgcccctcaggggctcacctactataggtgagtacgggtgtcccaatcccgaggtacccagggatctttactccctttatgtttactctccactgcgccttctgctgtctccttttttcttctatccctcgacggcaagcgagggagctctccatgagaagctgtcgccgctctgtttgcttcttgcttctcatggacagccacaaacccccacgtgttggccgtgcgtggcgacccattagacgggaggtgcactgtggtccccggtgtgtCAATCGGCTTGTAGATGGTCACGTaagtggttagtctgctagggatcaagcgaaggggttactccttgggcttggcgttaagggtggtcactgtccccgggggtaactccgagcgtataggtaccaGTTAGCATTATGGTAAGTGCTGAGGCTAGGGATATCTAGAGCCAGTTACTGCCATCCCGagtagggctccgtggtgggcgatgccgctgGGCCTGAAtccccatcaatatcgtatgggcaaaaaaaactttgctcccttcagtgggcaacagaAGAAcgttaacatttttgaaaaaccttttgaCAAATTCTTTGTTATCAAACGCATTTCAGAAAACAATGAATCATTTAATAGTGTCTCACCATTTCTAGTAGAAAAAGCAATGACAGGAGCAGTTGGAGAAGTTGTATCAACTCGGAAACTTCGCTCTGGCGACTTACTTGTAGAAGTCGGTAGTCGCAAACAATCTCAGCAAATAATTAAACTGAAGGCATTAGCATCCATAACTGTTAGTGTAAGCGCTCATAGGACGCTTAATTCTTCAAAAGGCGTTATAACCTGTGGCGAGCTATTTAACGATACCTTGGATAAAATTACAGCAGAATTGAAACCCGAAGGAGTGACGCATGTACGCCGGATAACaattcggcgggatggacaacttCTTCCTACAAAACactttattttgacatttaatagaCCTAAATTGCCAGAACGGGTAAAAGTGGGCTATATGAGACTAGCAGTGAGGCCTTACATACCGAATCCTCTCCGGTGCTTTCAGTGCCAACGATTTGGACACTCGAAATCCAACTGCCGCGGGACTCTCACTTGCGCCCGGTGTGCAGTAAAAGGCCACGAAAGTCAGCAGTGTTCTGCTGAAGAAAAATGTGTGAATTGCAATGGCAACCACACTTCATTTTCTAGATATTGTCCACGATGGTTGATGGAGAAACAGATTCTAACAGTTAAGCATAAAGAAAATATCTCATACTCTGAAGCTAGGCGTAAAGTTAATGTCCAGACACCGACACCTGCTGTAACTTATGCTTCCGTTTTGCAAAAACAGTTTTGTGCAAATTGCTCTTGCactaattgtgttaaaaatatcaGTGAAAGTAAACCGCCTGTGAAATCAGATTCAGATACTGAGAAGTCCGTAACTAGTGCTCCTGAAACTGGGAAACCTGAGATAGTTCAACGCAAACGAAAATCGAATAAATCGCTAAAACTTAAGCTTTCGAAACGTGGTGTTTCCGAAAAACAGCTTTCTCAAAAGATAAAAGCGTCAAGTTTACATAACTCTGTCGCTCTGGGACTTGCGAGTCAGGGTATAGTCCAAAAGGATCTATCGTCCATTTTCAGTGGCGTGCCCAAAAGTCCCGAACTTATCGCACTACATCCATCCGAAGAGGAGGATGAAATCCAAATGAGTTGCGATTTATCGACAACTCTAACTAATGTCCCTAATACCTCTCATGCAACATTTTCTTGATGGGTCTTTTCCTTTCTTGGAACTGTCGTGGCACTCGATCCAAGCTAAATGAAATTAGGACCATCCTTAACGATTTTCATCCGGCTTGCTTctgtcttcaagaaactttcttgaaatcAAACATGCCTCTTAAATTGCGGGGTTATAATACTGTTCGGAAAGATTCGGACAGTAATTCGCATAATTCTGGAGGCGTTTGCATTCTGACCTCCAATTCTTATCCCAGCACACCTCTCTCACTTCATACTAATTTGCAGGCTGTGGCGGTTCAAGTACATGTACGAACATTAATTACAGTCTGTTGTGTTTATTTACCGCCTAATGATTCAATCAGTCAAAAAGACCTTGATAGTTTAGTAGCGCAACTTCCAGCACCATTTATATTACTTGGTGATTTCAATggccatagtacgttgtggggttcgCATAGCACAAATTCTCGTGGACGACAGATTGAGCAGTTCATCACTAATAATGCTCTCTGTCTGCTAAATAATGAAGAGAAAACGTACTTCCACGAACCCTCGCGTACCTTTCACAGTTTAGATCTCGCCATATGTTCACCAATGCTTTTTCCGTTGCTAAATTTTACAGTTGGAAACGATTTACACGAGAGTGATCATTTTCCTGTAATAGTATCTCATGCTGATGGTGGTGGTACGACTCAAGGTCGACCTCGCTTCCTATTCCAGCATGCGAATTGGACTGATTTTTCACAACTGgctaaaattactgaaaatatgatTAACACAGCAGATATCTCGTCAGCTGTACAGATAGTCCACGATTGCATTATGAAAGCTGCAAATAAATGTATCCCCAAAAGCTCACCCCGTCTACGGAAAttccgcagaccgtggtggaacaaGGCTTGTCACGACagttataagaaacaaaaacagcTTTGGAACAAATTTCGCAGATACCCAACAACAGAAAATCTTGTTGCATTTAAGCGAGCCAAAGCTTATGCTCGCTGCATTCGACGGCGTAGCCAGAGAGAATCCTGGCTTAAATACGTCTCCTCCATCACTTACTCTACCTCTAGCAAACTATTATGGAGGAAAGTGAAGGCAGCTAATGGAATATATCCAGAATTTTCATTTCCTGTGTTGAAATCGGGAAATGTAATTTATTCCTCACCTGTAGAAGTTGCCAATGTTCTCGGGCgagcatttgaaaaaatttcggCTATTAATTCATACAGTCCTAAATTTCAAGTGAACAAAAAGCGAGtggaaggaataaatttaaattttactgcacGTAAATCTCTTGCGTACAATAACGCTTTTAATCTGTTTGAGCTGAAGAACGCCTTGCGTCAAGCACATGAAACTAGCCCTGGTCCTGATGGAATCACTTAcagtatgcttcgccatttagatGAGGTGTCGCTGTccaatttgttaaaactttttaatcgaATCTGGTATGAGCATAAATTCCCTAAACAATGGCAAGAGGCAATAGTGATTCCAATCCTTAAGCCGGGAAAGGATCCTGCCAGCCCTTTGAACTACAGGCCAATCGCTTTGACGAGTTGTATGTGCAAAACTCtcgagcgtatggtcaatgcccGCTTAGTGTTTGAGTTGGAGAAACATGGATACATCTCACCGTTGCAGAGTGGCTTCCGACGAGGACGCTCAACATTTGATAACATAGTTCTTCTGGAGACACAAATTCGTAATGCCTTTGTTCGCAGGAATCATCTTGTTTCCATCTTCTTCGATATTGAAAAGGCTTACGATCGTACGTGGCGTTACGGTATTcttcaaacacttttaaatttggattttagagGAAACCTccctgtttttattcaaaattttttgactacTCGGATATTTCGTGTACGTGTCGGTAATTTTTATTCCGATCCTTTTatccaagctgagggtgttccacaaggaagtgtcctcagtgttacgCTTTTTATAACTCACTTTAGCGAAATTCTACAGCAACTTCCACCATCTGTTCAAGGGACACTATATGTTGacgatttgcagatttctgctcAAGGCTGTAATATGCACTTGATTGAAAGGCAACTGCAGAATGCAGTGAACAAACTAGTTTCCTGGTGTGAAAGAAATGGGCACACTCTTTCTCCAGAAAAGAGTCGTTGCGTACATTTCTGCCGGAAGCGAAACATGCACCCAGATCCTATAATTAACATTCAAGGAAACGCTATTCCTGTTGAGGATGACGTGCGATTCTTGGGAGTGATTTTTGACAAAagactcactttccttccgcatattctATATCTGCgaaagaagtgtgagaaatctcTTAATATCCTAAAAGTGCTGTCAAATACTTCATGGGGAGCCGATCGCCCATCCCTTCTCCGAATATACCAAGCCGTTATTTTATCCCGTATAGATTACGGTTGCATGATATATGGTTCTGCACGCCCTTCTGTTTTGCGCAGGCTTGATACGGTGCATCATTCTGCCCTGAGAatttgctctggtgctttccgcacatCACCTGTAGAAAGCTTATATGTCATCTGCAATCAAATGCCTCTAGATCTGCGACGTCGGAAATTAATTGCACAATATTATTTCCGAGTGCAGTCGATTCCGAAACACCCTGTTAGGCAGTTGTCTCTACCAGTTGGTCTTCGTAGACTATACGATGCACGCCCCTCTCACATTCTTCCCTATTGTGAGAGAGTAAAAATTCTGCTGAATGATTCGGGACTCCATGAGACTACAATTCAAcctattaattacttttctttcccACCTTGGGATACTCCAAATTTCTCATTCTTGAACCCGTTTACGGGATTTGACAAATCCACAACAGCACCTATTATCTTTCAGAAGCTCTTTCAAGATCATCGCAGCCAGTATTATTCGTACACAGAAGTATTCACTGATGGGTCAAAATCTAATAGTCATGTCGGTAGTGGTGTTGTTTTACCTACTCAGACATATAGCTACAGTTTGCCCACATCATTCTCTGTTTTGACTGCTGAATTGGTTGCAATAACACATGCCCTTGAAGTGATTTCAACTTCTTGTACACGCACCTTTTGCATCTACACTGACAGCAAGAGTGCTTTGGAATCTCTTtccaatttcagttatttaatgcATCCGGTTGCTTTGGAAATCCTGGTTTTTCTTCAATCCCTTGAAAACAAAGGGTTCGAAATTCTATTCTGCTGGGTTCCGAGCCATGTCGGAATACCTGGAAATGAAATGGCAGATGCTGCAGCAAAATACTCAAGCACTTTTCATGAGCGAGCGCTTCCGCATGGCGATGCAAAGACATGTTTTGCTCGGCACGTTCACATGTTGTGGCAACGATCTTGGGATCAGCAGATTTCTAATAAGCTGCATTCTCTCCAACCAATGATTTGCTTATGGCCTACCATTCCAGTGCGTGGgcttgatgtaaaattaattcggcTCCGCATTGGTCATACACGATTCAgccataaacaccttttatttggtGAACCATGTCCAAAATGCACGACATGCCATACAGTTTTAAGTGTACGTCATGTTTTAATCGATTGTCCTGCTTTTAATAATCAACGGTTACGATTTTTTAATACAGTGTCTATAGACATTCTTGAACTactgggtgagaaacctcactctaacatttttaaatttctgcagacCATtggtttgatgcattttatttaagttttgtccAATTTGGAATCTTTTTCGTGTGTCagtaatttttgaacttttactttttcatggatgttttttaaataccGTTTTAATGCATCAGCTTGCTATTGGAATTTTTAACCTTGCCTAGTTTTTTTAATCGGAATAAcctctttaaatatctttgaaatgcttcttaccatttgattggcgcagcatggccagatatggcttttgcgccataaaacctaaACAACCAACCAACTAACTTGTACAGAGAGCCATCTCGGCAACTGTCGGCGAAGTGTCGTCTATCAGAAAGATGCGTTCAGGTGATTTGCTGGTGGAAGTTTGCAcgaaaaagcaagcccagcaaatcattaaaatgaaagctTTGACAACGTTCCCTGTAACAGTCACTCCTCACAATTCATTGAATTATACTAAGGGTGTGATCACATGCGGAGAACTGTTCAATGTTCCTATCGAAGAAATAACTCACGAACTCAAACCCCAAGGTGTAacgcccctcaggggctcacctactataggtgagtacgggtgtcccaatcccgaggtacccagggatctttactccctttcagttcgctctcctctcagccttctgctgtctgctatgtatttccttccctcgacggcaagcgagggagctctccatgagaagctgtcgccgctctgtttgcttcttgcttctcatggacagccaatgtcccacgtgttggccgtgcgtggcgacccatttgaaagacgggtggtgcattgtggtcccctgtgcatcaatcggctggtagatgGTCACccgagtggctagtctgctagggatcaagcgaaggggttactccttgggcttggcgttaagggtggtcactgtccccgggggtaactccgagcgtataggtaaccgattagcactaaggtaagtgccgaggctgggaatggccagagccggtggctgccttcccttgttgggctccgtggtgggcggtgccgtcgggcccgaatcttcCGTAATATCGTATGGCTCCTCCtaagaaatctcccttcagtgggcatcgcaAACTACCTAATATCGTTACTAACCTTCCACAATTTGACCGCTATTTTATAGTAAAACGAATCACTGAAAAAAACGAAACTTTTAATTCTGTATCGCCTTTTCTAGTGCAGAAGGCAATCACTGCAACAATTGGTGATGTCTCTGCCATACGTAAAATGCGTTCCGGTGACTTGATGATAGAAGTCTCCAGTAAAAAACAAGCAcagcaaatattgaaaattaaagcttTAGCTACAATCCCTGTAACCGCTATCTCTCATACATCTTTAAATTTCTCCAAAGGTGTAATCACATGTGGCGAACTGTTCAATGTTCCCCTTGAGGAGATCACTGCGGAACTGAAACCCCAAGGAGTAACCCATGTACGCCAAATTACTATTAGGCGGGATGaacaactccttcccacaaagcaTTACATCCTTACATTCCATAGACCAACAATTCCAGAATTCATATATGCTGGATATATTAAACTACCTGTTCGGCAGTACATCCCAAATCCTTTGAGATGCTTTAAATGCCAGCGTTTCGGCCACTCGAAGGTTAATTGCCGCGGGACGCTAACATGCGCCCGCTGTGCGGGAAAAGACCATGATAGCGAACATTGTAACGCCAccgaaaagtgcgtgaactgtggAGGTTGTCATGCATCGTTTTCTCGAGTCTGCGAACGCTGGAAACTTGAAAAGCAAAtaactgcaataaaatttaaagaatccatTTCTTATTCTGAAGCAAGACAAAAAGTAGTGGCTCAAACACCCAAACCTGGTGTGAGTTATGCTTCTGTTGTAAAAACACCCTTTTGTGCAAACTGTAAATGCACAAACTGTGTGAAATATAACTCCCAAACTACAACTGTCAAAAACTCTTCCGATTCTGAGATTGAAAATTCACCATCCAGTGCACCAGAAACTAGCAAACCAGTCCGATCGAAATCGAAATCAAACTCCAATTCTCAAAGAGCACTCAAGCTAAAGCTGTCAAAACGGGGACTCTCACCAAAAGAACTAAGaacgaagttaaaaaaatctgcaacacAAAGTTCTGTCGCTTTGGGACTTGCGACGAAAGGtaatgtccataaggacttaacgtccatctTTGGCTCACCTAAAAGTCCCGATTCCATTTCCCTCCATCCGTCTGACGA
It encodes:
- the LOC129957309 gene encoding uncharacterized protein LOC129957309 yields the protein MRSGDLLVEVCTKKQAQQIIKMKALTTFPVTVTPHNSLNYTKGVITCGELFNVPIEEITHELKPQVQKAITATIGDVSAIRKMRSGDLMIEVSSKKQAQQILKIKALATIPVTAISHTSLNFSKGVITCGELFNVPLEEITAELKPQGVTHVRQITIRRDEQLLPTKHYILTFHRPTIPEFIYAGYIKLPVRQYIPNPLRCFKCQRFGHSKVNCRGTLTCARCAGKDHDSEHCNATEKCVNCGGCHASFSRVCERWKLEKQITAIKFKESISYSEARQKVVAQTPKPGVSYASVVKTPFCANCKCTNCVKYNSQTTTVKNSSDSEIENSPSSAPETSKPVRSKSKSNSNSQRALKLKLSKRGLSPKELRTKLKKSATQSSVALGLATKGNVHKDLTSIFGSPKSPDSISLHPSDEEDELQMSCDVSPTLDNTCHIKLNSSVT
- the LOC129957308 gene encoding uncharacterized protein LOC129957308, producing MTGAVGEVVSTRKLRSGDLLVEVGSRKQSQQIIKLKALASITVSVSAHRTLNSSKGVITCGELFNDTLDKITAELKPEGVTHVRRITIRRDGQLLPTKHFILTFNRPKLPERVKVGYMRLAVRPYIPNPLRCFQCQRFGHSKSNCRGTLTCARCAVKGHESQQCSAEEKCVNCNGNHTSFSRYCPRWLMEKQILTVKHKENISYSEARRKVNVQTPTPAVTYASVLQKQFCANCSCTNCVKNISESKPPVKSDSDTEKSVTSAPETGKPEIVQRKRKSNKSLKLKLSKRGVSEKQLSQKIKASSLHNSVALGLASQGIVQKDLSSIFSGVPKSPELIALHPSEEEDEIQMSCDLSTTLTNVPNTSHATFS